In the Naumovozyma dairenensis CBS 421 chromosome 4, complete genome genome, one interval contains:
- the BUD4 gene encoding Bud4p (similar to Saccharomyces cerevisiae BUD4 (YJR092W); ancestral locus Anc_7.463) — MSEIDPEETVESLMKEIEHDMEVAKEKFNEQFQVETKDSNILFNALKNEDTNLNTINEDDNNDESELFIPLHDTSREPLCELKSPLRMNNSNSVPSIHSSPLRMKQMIEEHYGADDRTLQTFSPTKDILYIMKGTKPLLSSSTSNGQLISELELNILNDDDSDPSYLLENNSNLMDEDDDVSFIERSPQRIHFPSKIPIINTMTINTFSKSNLEDENDVNSSGIADSSYSIDIDDNNSDNHVHLVTKKYKLGNQECNNDMTSLEEIQNHSISTQHSPTMSAYVEELDILDTSSLHISNVGDNELLNEHITSDNSILPNIASDLPRLSSPHDERREEEENCAYLSGPEFVDTLIDCVSIVASKDEEEKLEYGYNSGPDFNDRMINTVDIISTGSIEENKTESVFLMDNDHELKIKTKRTNLSLSNDIDKLAVNSEIDNPDINEPKIEVKIAENNQSLRYLQKSEEQDIIDLERKPEKKQVKIPKLVKNYLEKINFEDRKQSKIKEILQDEEFPKQKAIRTPVPKVEERKTTPLLQFNTTFSPLLPVIPVLEKLIQDDPFSEPVPHETALPPYPNSKFSKVTPPTTYIHIWHQQESYPPLTNPTSITSKRTISPTSSYNSNFSQVSSASTKLTVGSTVNTSNNNYAASPPLTPTIHQSLTATNFKFKPKLATRPRRIMLDPMRRNTIKSKKIQERINESKSFKPNLSYPERFYEEQDYSIGDDIYEKEEEEEEEESSHAAILQNLKPKNFKVWNEYFNKDHEDDGVNKYDSIAPEVIQKLLKDESFLDGDYDDNTLAVAHSIKGREYEDKNKSADMNLNIGLGILRTPVKCVSVDEGLSFKGYEPSISDNDDYENSKNNNDNAVEMSIHTPKSNSINGDIHSFERMNPSQNHIHSPFKVVSPKKNSKGMNVSQDIISLREENQEINTIHDDDIAAPAQTKENDKTKDAFDECTSKEIGKRNKDEATAEMTDLGVLYVTIKKITNIRLSNILQHKGKYCIEFDNGTNMFTTPWEIMPSDGNLMFGKEFEIPLKLDRETMKPLDIELQITLKIKYMKLENELVEIVEKVPIAKKKKLPFAKTKYQMIKRYVSRPTRYDDWGNLFAEDGSFGQTKVRINETNLKRCEFIKCNENFDMINRWAKGLTSKDSAGGYHPIHVPSRAPPYSIGNIELEMCYLKRSSSLERFPKSLDLAQDILKKIREQESINKEGYLLQEGGDVTGIFQRRYFKLNGIEMIGYHEITQEPKVNINLLKVIDVINIDDTVTEANKRIFTDSVLMGECFQLVFDDGEIITFNVEANYKERKDWYRKIKKVVELNTLRQPWIKQFNENSKIEKIFR, encoded by the coding sequence ATGTCAGAGATAGATCCAGAAGAAACCGTTGAATCtttaatgaaagaaattgaacATGATATGGAAGTTGCCAAAGAAAAGTTCAATGAACAATTCCAAGTAGAAACGAAAGATTCCAATATTCTGTTCAATGCGCTTAAGAACGAAGATACAAATCTAAATACAataaatgaagatgataataacgATGAATctgaattatttattccTCTTCATGATACTTCAAGAGAGCCTCTATGCGAATTAAAATCTCCACTTAGAATGAATAATAGCAATTCGGTACCGTCAATACATAGTAGCCCATTAAgaatgaaacaaatgatCGAAGAACATTACGGTGCTGATGACAGAACTTTACAAACATTCTCACCTACCAAGGATATACTCTATATAATGAAAGGAACGAAACCATTACTATCATCTTCTACTTCAAATGGACAATTGATTAGTGAACTTGAacttaatatattaaatgaCGATGATTCTGATCCTTCTTATTTATTAGAGAATAATAGTAACCTAATGGACGAGGATGACGACGTGAGTTTCATCGAAAGGTCTCCACAACGAATTCATTTTCCTTCTAAAATTCCTATAATTAATACAATGACAATTAATACTTTCTCTAAATCGAACCTTGAAGATGAGAACGACGTAAATTCTTCAGGTATCGCAGATTCCtcatattcaattgatatcgatgataataatagcgATAATCATGTTCACTTAGTAACtaagaaatataaattgGGAAATCAAGAATGTAACAACGATATGACTAGCTTAGAAGAGATAcaaaatcattcaattaGCACACAACATTCTCCTACTATGTCTGCATATGTTGAAGAATTGGATATTCTGGATACATCATCTTTACATATATCTAATGTTGGCGACAATGAGCTTCTAAATGAGCATATTACTTCCGATAACAGCATATTACCAAACATAGCATCAGACTTACCAAGATTATCATCTCCACATGATGAACGTCGAGAGGAAGAGGAAAATTGTGCCTATCTTAGTGGTCCAGAATTTGTAGACACTTTAATCGATTGTGTAAGCATTGTTGCCtcaaaagatgaagaagaaaaacttGAGTATGGTTACAATAGCGGACCAGATTTTAATGACCGAATGATAAATACTGTTGATATTATAAGCACTGGTTCTATAGAGGAGAATAAGACAGAATCAGTATTTTTAATGGATAACGATCATGAACttaaaattaaaactaAACGAACAAATCTTTCTTTGAGCAATGATATTGACAAACTTGCAGTCAATAGTGAAATTGATAACCCAGATATCAATGAACCCAAGATTGAAGTAAAGATTGcagaaaataatcaatcACTAAGGTACCTTCAAAAAAGTGAAGAACAAGACATAATTGATTTGGAAAGGAAGCctgaaaagaaacaagtGAAGATCCCGAAACTCGTTAAAAATTACctagaaaaaattaattttgaagatagaaaacaatcaaaaattaaagaaatactACAGGATGAAGAGTTTCCAAAACAAAAAGCAATCAGGACACCAGTTCCAAAAGTAGaggaaagaaaaacaacaCCTCTTCTTCAGTTTAATACTACTTTTTCGCCATTATTACCTGTTATACCAGTTCTagaaaaattgattcaagATGACCCATTTTCAGAACCAGTACCTCATGAGACAGCCTTACCACCATATCCCAACTCAAAGTTTTCCAAAGTAACACCGCCCACTACTTACATTCATATTTGGCATCAACAAGAAAGTTACCCACCGTTAACGAATCCAACAAGCATCACAAGTAAAAGAACAATATCGCCAACGAGTAgttataattcaaatttctcCCAAGTTTCCTCAGCCTCTACAAAGCTCACGGTTGGTTCAACCGTGAACacttctaataataattacgCTGCATCTCCTCCTTTGACACCAACGATTCACCAATCATTAACAGCcaccaatttcaaattcaaaccAAAGTTGGCTACAAGACCACGCAGAATTATGTTGGATCCCATGAGAAGGAATACcattaaatcaaaaaagattcaagaaagaattaaCGAATCGAAATCATTTAAACcaaatttatcatatcCAGAAAGATTCTATGAAGAACAAGACTATAGTATCGGCGATGATATATacgaaaaagaagaagaagaagaagaagaagaaagtaGTCATGCAGcaattttacaaaatttgaaaccTAAAAACTTCAAAGTTTGgaatgaatatttcaacAAAGATCATGAAGATGATGGAGTTAACAAATATGACTCGATTGCACCTGAAGTGATACAAAAGTTATTAAAGGATGAATCTTTCTTAGATGGGgattatgatgataataCATTGGCGGTTGCCCATTCAATTAAGGGAAGAGAATATGAGGACAAAAATAAAAGCGCTGatatgaatttgaatattgGGTTAGGTATATTAAGGACACCAGTTAAATGTGTCTCAGTAGATGAAGGATTAAGCTTTAAAGGGTATGAACCAAGCATAagtgataatgatgattatgaaaatagtaaaaataataatgataatgctGTGGAAATGTCTATACATACTCCAAAATCCAATTCTATCAACGGGGATATCCACTCATTTGAAAGAATGAACCCTAGTCAGAACCATATACATAGTCCATTCAAAGTTGTTAGTCCTAAGAAGAATTCAAAAGGAATGAACGTATCGCAAGATATCATTTCTCTTAGAGAGGAAAATCAGGAAATAAATACAATtcatgatgatgatattgcaGCTCCTGCACAGAcgaaagaaaatgataagaCAAAGGACGCTTTTGATGAATGCACCtcaaaagaaattggaaagaGGAACAAAGATGAAGCAACTGCTGAGATGACTGATTTGGGTGTACTCTATGTTacaataaagaaaataactAATATTAGATTATCCAATATATTACAACACAAGGGGAAATATTgtattgaatttgataatgGTACGAATATGTTTACGACTCCATGGGAAATAATGCCATCAGATGGCAATTTAATGTTTggtaaagaatttgaaataccTCTTAAACTTGATAGAGAAACAATGAAGCCACTTGACATCGAACTTCAAATTACattgaagataaaatatatgaaattagaaaatgaattggttgaaattgttgaaaagGTCCCTATTGccaagaaaaagaaattaccATTTGCTAAGACTaaatatcaaatgattAAACGATACGTTTCGAGGCCTACAAGATATGATGATTGGGGGAATCTTTTTGCTGAAGATGGATCCTTTGGTCAAACAAAGGTACGAATAAATGAAACTAATTTAAAGAGATGtgaatttatcaaatgtaatgaaaattttgatatgATAAACCGATGGGCAAAGGGTTTAACATCAAAGGACTCTGCTGGCGGATATCATCCCATCCATGTGCCATCACGTGCTCCACCATACAGTATTGGtaatattgaattagaAATGTGTTATTTAAAGCGAAGCTCATCATTAGAAAGATTCCCCAAGAGTTTGGATTTAGCTcaagatattttgaagaaaatacgGGAACAGGAAAGTATTAATAAAGAAGGATATCTTTTACAGGAGGGAGGTGACGTTACTGGAATTTTCCAAAGACGATACTTCAAATTGAATGGTATTGAGATGATTGGATATCATGAAATAACTCAAGAACCGAAAGTTAACataaatcttttgaaagttATTGATGTGATAAATATCGATGATACTGTTACTGAAGCAAATAAGAGAATATTTACTGATTCAGTGCTAATGGGTGAATGTTTTCAATTAGTCTTTGACGATGGTGAGATTATAACATTTAATGTTGAAGCTAATTATaaagaaaggaaagatTGGTATAGAAAGATTAAGAAAGTAGTTGAGTTGAACACGTTACGTCAGCCATGGATTAAACAGTTTAACgaaaattccaaaattgaGAAAATTTTCcgttga